The Tamandua tetradactyla isolate mTamTet1 chromosome 23, mTamTet1.pri, whole genome shotgun sequence genome includes a window with the following:
- the PRM3 gene encoding protamine-3: protein MMSAPCLPLRGPHIPAATSPPGPEAARAAMGSRCAKLGTGHGRSHESSMKKLVACVSQDTFSLSSEGEEEEKEAEEEKEEEEEEGEEEEEELPVQGKLLLMETERQEEGTEESPADQPSPKPKSSHS from the coding sequence ATGATGTCAGCACCCTGCCTCCCACTTCGGGGCCCTCACATCCCAGCAGCCACCTCCCCTCCTGGCCCAGAGGCAGCCAGAGCAGCGATGGGTTCACGCTGTGCCAAACTTGGCACAGGCCACGGCCGGAGCCACGAGTCTTCCATGAAGAAGCTTGTGGCCTGTGTGAGTCAGGACACCTTCTCCCTATCGTCAGAgggtgaggaggaggagaaggaagcagaggaggagaaggaggaagaggaagaagaaggggaggaggaggaggaggagctgccGGTGCAGGGCAAGCTGCTGCTGATGGAGACAGAGCGGCAGGAAGAGGGCACTGAAGAGAGCCCTGCAGACCAGCCAAGTCCCAAGCCCAAGTCATCGCACTCCTGA
- the SOCS1 gene encoding suppressor of cytokine signaling 1, with the protein MVAHNQVAADNAISTASEPRRRPESSSSSSSPAAPARPRPSPAAPVPALAPGDTHFRTFRSHAEYRRITRASALLDACGFYWGPLSVHGAHERLRTEPVGTFLVRDSRQRNCFFALSVKMASGPTSIRVHFQAGRFHLDGSRESFDCLFELLEHYVAAPRRMLGAPLRQRRVRPLQELCRQRIVATVGRENLARIPLNPVLRDYLSSFPFQI; encoded by the coding sequence ATGGTAGCACACAACCAAGTGGCAGCCGACAATGCAATCTCCACGGCATCAGAGCCCCGACGGCGGCCAGaatcttcctcctcttcttcttcgcCCGCGGCCCCGGCGCGCCCACGGCCCAGCCCGGCAGCCCCGGTCCCAGCCCTGGCCCCCGGTGACACGCACTTCCGTACTTTCCGCTCGCACGCCGAGTACCGGCGCATCACGCGCGCCAGCGCGCTCCTCGACGCCTGCGGCTTCTATTGGGGGCCTCTGAGTGTGCACGGGGCGCACGAGCGGCTGCGCACCGAGCCCGTGGGCACTTTCCTTGTGCGCGACAGCCGCCAACGGAACTGCTTCTTCGCCCTCAGCGTGAAGATGGCCTCAGGCCCCACGAGCATCCGCGTACACTTCCAGGCCGGCCGCTTCCACCTGGACGGCAGCCGCGAGAGCTTCGACTGCCTCTTCGAGCTGCTGGAGCACTACGTGGCAGCGCCGCGCCGCATGCTGGGGGCCCCGCTGCGCCAGCGCCGCGTGCGGCCACTGCAGGAGCTGTGCCGCCAGCGCATTGTGGCCACCGTGGGCCGCGAGAACCTGGCGCGCATCCCCCTCAACCCGGTCCTCCGCGACTACTTGAGCTCCTTCCCCTTCCAGATCTGA